In Leptospira sp. WS58.C1, a single genomic region encodes these proteins:
- a CDS encoding FecR domain-containing protein, translating into MKLKVWMILSLTLSIGALVLVSQENKEKDARVSFLVGKVQLQKGGKGGWNILKQGDLVSEGDIVSTGNASKTTLLYKGSEFKILPNTKLKISSLYNESKDGQLEVQSGFAWFQLVNLKGKKFEVRTPTTTAGVRGTAFSAFHDHKTKDSSFCTCEGKVLMNGTGDPKDGTMQEKGNGGYYPGDGAEPKRSSYEGIIVKFKSLPPFKDLMKKNISLKNCLSCHIPQGWTPENSVPSDETYGGGKM; encoded by the coding sequence ATGAAACTGAAAGTTTGGATGATCTTGAGCTTAACACTGTCCATCGGTGCCTTGGTTTTAGTGAGCCAAGAGAACAAAGAAAAGGACGCAAGAGTTTCCTTCCTAGTCGGAAAGGTACAATTGCAAAAAGGAGGTAAAGGAGGTTGGAACATCCTAAAACAAGGAGACCTGGTCTCCGAAGGGGATATTGTCTCCACTGGAAATGCCTCCAAAACGACCCTACTCTACAAGGGTTCGGAGTTTAAAATCCTACCGAATACAAAACTGAAAATTTCGAGTCTATATAACGAATCCAAGGACGGTCAACTGGAAGTTCAAAGCGGATTTGCCTGGTTCCAACTTGTGAACCTAAAAGGTAAAAAATTCGAGGTTCGGACTCCGACTACCACTGCAGGCGTTAGAGGAACCGCATTCTCCGCTTTTCACGACCATAAGACCAAGGATTCTTCATTCTGCACTTGTGAAGGCAAAGTTTTGATGAACGGGACAGGTGATCCGAAAGACGGGACTATGCAGGAAAAAGGAAACGGCGGATATTATCCGGGAGACGGAGCGGAACCGAAAAGAAGTTCATACGAGGGAATTATCGTAAAATTCAAATCTCTTCCTCCTTTCAAGGACTTGATGAAAAAGAATATTTCCTTAAAGAACTGTCTATCCTGCCATATTCCTCAAGGTTGGACACCGGAAAATTCGGTTCCAAGTGATGAGACCTATGGCGGAGGAAAGATGTAA
- a CDS encoding TMEM43 family protein has product MAFEETGESTSIFGSIGDSFKGMLTGVVLFPLSLFLIFQVETCEQASAALKGAVPAAQAKPGVASYVTGKLSADLLGGEFVKPGKYISYSQSSEVYAWKETSKENSTTKKKDYDCELDWISSPQNPKNFKDSVCKSKPFYQATVDDKRSVASDAKVKTDEGKTYNINLSKVDLTSAVPSVNPGSGELSKGIAEGDYIYLSQKCASDQTEGCERISVSLVPVPDENMTFVGSVNGNTIGEFTSEEGNKFLNASVGDFQTTMKDIQSDDNTEKWLMRLGCFIAMWVSFNLLAGPLLSLLSFVPLVGELGKTALSIVFGVVAFVITAVTILLVKFWYIWLILGLAAIGYAIYKKKAATA; this is encoded by the coding sequence ATGGCGTTTGAAGAAACAGGAGAAAGTACGAGTATATTCGGATCGATCGGCGATTCGTTCAAAGGAATGCTGACCGGGGTTGTATTATTCCCACTTTCCTTATTTTTAATATTTCAAGTGGAAACTTGCGAGCAAGCGAGTGCGGCCCTTAAAGGTGCGGTGCCAGCTGCCCAAGCGAAACCTGGGGTTGCGTCTTACGTTACCGGAAAACTGAGTGCAGATCTATTGGGTGGAGAGTTCGTAAAACCCGGGAAGTATATTTCCTATTCTCAATCTTCCGAGGTATATGCCTGGAAAGAAACCAGCAAAGAGAATTCCACTACGAAAAAAAAAGATTACGATTGTGAATTGGATTGGATCTCTTCTCCTCAAAATCCTAAAAATTTCAAGGATTCCGTATGCAAGTCTAAACCTTTCTACCAAGCGACTGTGGATGATAAACGTTCCGTTGCTTCCGACGCGAAGGTGAAGACCGATGAAGGTAAAACTTACAATATAAATTTGAGCAAGGTGGATCTGACTTCCGCAGTGCCTTCCGTAAATCCCGGATCGGGAGAATTGTCCAAAGGGATAGCCGAAGGTGATTATATCTATTTATCTCAAAAATGTGCAAGCGATCAAACCGAAGGCTGCGAAAGAATCAGTGTATCTCTTGTTCCCGTACCGGATGAAAATATGACTTTCGTGGGTTCCGTAAACGGAAATACAATAGGAGAGTTCACCAGTGAAGAGGGTAATAAATTTTTGAACGCTTCCGTAGGAGATTTTCAGACTACGATGAAGGACATCCAAAGCGACGATAATACGGAAAAGTGGCTTATGAGACTCGGTTGTTTTATTGCTATGTGGGTGAGCTTTAATCTTCTCGCAGGACCGCTACTTTCCCTTTTAAGTTTTGTTCCTCTTGTAGGAGAATTGGGAAAAACCGCTCTATCCATAGTGTTCGGGGTTGTGGCATTTGTGATCACCGCAGTTACCATTCTTCTTGTGAAGTTTTGGTATATCTGGCTGATACTGGGGCTTGCAGCAATCGGTTACGCTATCTACAAAAAGAAAGCGGCGACTGCTTAG
- a CDS encoding sensor histidine kinase, producing the protein MNSLLVAHNSHAPFWKVFLATQVTTHCVCSIVEFSVEFLNRMNRGAFFTGAFLVVASVIASVLGVASGGIIHVLLLAGEGVERPHGGSYNILLSSLILALFISFLEKSMQILIERRKKMETELKDIQYRTFQNRMDPHYLFNTLNTIHSLLMTDPQKADNALILLSETYRFLSDRIFEKTIPFSEEWDFTVNYLELQRIRFSDSLTIKIKKVGDFSRLRIPPLTLQPLVENSFKHGLENRSEAGILEISATETFGRIKIEIKNNGNEKQEHHLLPEYKKSEFSRTLNNIKSRLEYNFGEAELKLEKDKFGITTLRLEFASR; encoded by the coding sequence ATGAATTCGCTGTTAGTCGCTCATAATTCCCACGCACCTTTTTGGAAGGTGTTCTTGGCCACCCAGGTGACCACACATTGTGTATGTTCCATAGTGGAATTTTCGGTGGAATTTTTGAACCGAATGAACAGGGGAGCATTTTTTACCGGTGCCTTCTTAGTCGTCGCTTCGGTGATTGCATCGGTGCTGGGAGTCGCTTCAGGCGGGATCATTCACGTATTATTATTGGCCGGAGAAGGGGTGGAAAGACCTCACGGAGGGTCTTATAATATTCTCCTAAGCAGCCTGATATTGGCGTTATTCATTTCCTTTTTGGAAAAATCCATGCAGATCCTGATCGAAAGAAGAAAGAAGATGGAAACTGAACTGAAGGATATCCAATACAGGACCTTTCAGAATCGAATGGATCCACATTATCTATTCAATACCTTGAACACTATCCATTCCCTACTCATGACGGATCCGCAAAAAGCGGATAACGCACTTATTCTACTTTCGGAGACGTACAGGTTTTTATCAGATAGGATCTTCGAAAAAACTATCCCTTTCTCGGAAGAATGGGATTTTACGGTAAATTATCTGGAATTACAAAGGATACGGTTTTCGGATTCTTTGACGATCAAGATCAAAAAAGTGGGAGACTTTTCCAGACTTAGGATACCTCCTCTCACTTTACAACCGTTAGTGGAAAATAGTTTTAAACACGGATTAGAAAATCGTTCCGAGGCAGGGATATTAGAGATCAGTGCGACCGAAACTTTCGGAAGGATAAAAATAGAGATTAAAAATAACGGGAACGAAAAACAGGAACATCATCTTTTGCCTGAATATAAAAAATCCGAATTTTCTCGTACCTTAAATAATATAAAATCCAGGTTAGAGTATAATTTCGGAGAAGCGGAACTCAAATTAGAAAAAGACAAATTTGGAATCACCACATTACGACTGGAATTCGCATCAAGATGA
- a CDS encoding Ig-like domain-containing protein, translating to MVTGLGESERIFIKRTVVITCLAVSLMFSGCRDSEKGGGILDSFFSSIGIPVDGGGSIPGTSNTINYTETDTPATLPVDFGTTGPQVLLNLANLTQVDRYKSLEIVFSEPMVASTVKSDFVLTEENGTLLPGPPAEKGGTFYWKSGGRLVFDPYRELKANTTYKLTLTSASKGLEGGDLQPYTVSFTTEPDYYITMSLNGTGVGPANSQKDLTYLDATPGTIGMNLNASFTNPSNPNQIQSIKLKHMGSNAEHIICSASPCDMTAPIVSSLNLNAFTGPKAGLKPFQGGNSYEFQILTADGKTFRRSFGFNYGKVNSTPYDLISNASAAVFDEAQTLKLFSNILQKFARADFKITNKTFNDFSGSPKTTDIAPLRDPDGNGNFSDRRCIDFWSITANDFPISVNYVRTYGDMAGQFGNGYCGIAGNTGAFNITASFLGSLPMWLDVYINNVVVPPLAPDNSTNITDSIYVQADGVMGIDLNGKRSVIDLTTIGYSHDCTGLACLLGNDDTYGFSTTATLNLNSPYTSRLARAKANASFDTNGKIAVAIRTPYTPTDPITGNFYVSEWTNNLSVAGVNLLAATDTLGSWLSPITESVANNAVPQATPYITQSMLRDIVERVSVEAMNAVLVSLNNPGLDVTLPDYLPAPLSNFPLSLRLMAQNDAVVKSDGTNKGILTSASVSLVAKNPIANTDPNYHGHQLATGFVSTRPIPAGTAMAKTYPFSRSNANPGLLLTLNADTVTQAAYSLWQNGALNLRINKQFINQIKQYAGSDPLFELTQELVKVGTLLNILSPGRPLVGLKPGDPTKFVPSVSATDDVDIDVYAIHAPNGEFKFGGANALPILVVNFTDLELRIYGRRLPGTDVGDGSFLPCSAAAADNAANSCRYLLNTVRVSIKGDGAFNFIPFDNPDPVGKPQYNNLNAMSLVIRKDEASMSYTMDILEGPTFNPFGLDPKGIFQVVDPLIRSLIVPLVNNVLRQVPLPSSLALDAITNVSSGNKCNLQSTTDKLKLVTIPIPNSESYPYLFGGLQFQGTFASNPGNAIVCP from the coding sequence ATGGTTACCGGATTGGGTGAAAGTGAAAGAATTTTTATTAAACGGACGGTTGTTATAACCTGTCTGGCAGTTTCTCTTATGTTTTCGGGATGTAGAGATTCCGAAAAAGGGGGAGGAATACTCGATTCATTCTTTAGTTCTATAGGGATCCCGGTAGATGGGGGCGGATCCATTCCCGGAACTTCCAATACTATAAATTATACGGAAACGGATACCCCGGCCACTTTACCTGTCGATTTCGGGACCACAGGGCCTCAAGTCCTTCTCAATTTAGCGAACCTGACTCAGGTGGACCGTTACAAAAGTTTGGAGATTGTTTTTTCCGAACCGATGGTCGCAAGCACGGTAAAATCGGATTTTGTTCTGACTGAAGAAAACGGCACGCTTCTACCCGGACCTCCAGCCGAAAAAGGGGGAACTTTCTACTGGAAATCCGGCGGAAGATTGGTATTCGATCCTTATCGGGAATTAAAAGCGAATACTACTTATAAACTTACTTTGACTTCCGCTTCCAAAGGATTAGAGGGCGGGGACCTGCAGCCTTATACGGTAAGTTTTACTACCGAGCCTGATTACTATATTACGATGTCCTTAAACGGAACGGGAGTGGGGCCGGCAAATTCCCAAAAAGACTTAACGTATCTGGATGCAACGCCTGGGACGATCGGAATGAACTTGAATGCAAGTTTTACGAATCCTAGTAATCCGAACCAGATCCAAAGCATTAAATTAAAACATATGGGTTCGAACGCGGAACATATAATTTGTTCCGCTTCTCCTTGCGATATGACCGCTCCTATTGTTTCTTCTTTGAACTTAAACGCTTTTACAGGTCCGAAAGCCGGTCTAAAACCTTTCCAGGGTGGGAATTCATACGAGTTCCAGATCTTAACCGCGGACGGGAAAACGTTCCGTAGGTCTTTCGGATTCAATTACGGAAAAGTCAATTCTACACCCTATGATTTGATTTCCAACGCATCCGCAGCCGTTTTCGATGAAGCTCAGACTTTAAAATTATTCTCTAATATTCTTCAAAAATTCGCTCGCGCGGATTTTAAGATCACGAATAAGACATTTAATGATTTTTCAGGATCACCAAAAACCACTGACATTGCTCCTCTTCGGGATCCGGACGGAAACGGTAACTTTTCGGATAGACGATGTATCGATTTTTGGTCCATTACGGCGAATGATTTTCCGATCTCTGTCAATTATGTGAGAACCTATGGTGATATGGCCGGCCAATTCGGGAACGGTTATTGCGGTATCGCAGGAAATACTGGTGCATTCAATATTACCGCAAGCTTTCTCGGAAGCCTTCCTATGTGGTTGGACGTTTATATCAATAATGTAGTCGTTCCTCCTTTAGCTCCGGATAATAGTACGAATATCACAGACTCGATCTACGTCCAAGCAGACGGAGTAATGGGGATTGATCTAAACGGAAAAAGATCGGTCATCGATCTGACTACGATAGGGTATTCACATGATTGTACGGGTTTAGCTTGTTTGCTCGGTAATGACGATACGTATGGTTTTTCGACCACCGCTACGTTAAACCTGAACTCTCCATATACTTCTCGTTTGGCGAGAGCGAAGGCAAACGCAAGTTTTGATACGAACGGAAAGATCGCAGTTGCGATCAGAACTCCTTATACACCTACGGATCCGATCACCGGGAATTTTTACGTTTCCGAATGGACTAATAATCTGAGTGTAGCGGGTGTAAATTTATTAGCTGCAACGGATACCCTAGGCTCTTGGCTTTCTCCTATTACGGAAAGTGTGGCGAATAACGCGGTTCCTCAGGCGACACCTTACATTACACAATCTATGCTGAGAGATATTGTGGAAAGGGTTTCCGTGGAAGCGATGAACGCGGTGTTGGTTTCTCTAAATAATCCCGGCTTGGATGTTACCTTGCCCGATTACCTGCCTGCTCCTTTGAGTAATTTTCCTTTGTCTTTAAGACTTATGGCCCAGAACGATGCAGTGGTAAAATCGGACGGAACAAACAAAGGGATACTCACTTCCGCAAGTGTTTCTTTGGTGGCTAAAAATCCGATCGCAAATACGGATCCGAACTATCATGGGCATCAATTAGCTACGGGTTTTGTGAGCACTCGCCCTATTCCCGCCGGTACTGCAATGGCAAAAACTTATCCATTCTCCAGAAGTAACGCGAATCCCGGATTACTTCTTACTTTGAATGCGGATACGGTTACTCAAGCAGCTTATAGTCTTTGGCAAAACGGCGCTTTAAATTTAAGGATTAATAAACAATTTATAAACCAGATTAAGCAGTATGCCGGTTCAGATCCATTGTTCGAATTGACCCAAGAGTTGGTGAAAGTTGGGACCTTGCTGAATATTTTATCTCCAGGTAGACCTTTAGTAGGTTTAAAACCCGGCGATCCTACTAAATTTGTCCCAAGTGTCAGCGCAACGGATGATGTGGATATAGACGTTTATGCGATCCACGCTCCGAATGGAGAATTTAAATTCGGAGGAGCAAACGCTCTCCCTATCTTGGTAGTGAATTTTACGGATTTGGAATTAAGGATTTATGGAAGAAGGCTTCCCGGAACGGATGTAGGCGACGGAAGTTTTTTACCTTGTAGTGCGGCAGCCGCAGATAACGCGGCAAATAGCTGCCGATATCTACTCAATACCGTGCGTGTAAGTATAAAAGGAGACGGAGCTTTCAATTTTATTCCGTTTGATAATCCGGATCCTGTAGGAAAACCGCAGTACAATAATTTAAACGCTATGAGTTTAGTGATCCGAAAAGATGAAGCTAGTATGTCTTATACGATGGATATTTTAGAAGGACCTACATTTAATCCCTTCGGTCTGGACCCGAAAGGAATTTTCCAAGTAGTGGATCCTCTCATCCGCTCTTTGATCGTTCCATTGGTGAATAACGTATTACGCCAAGTTCCTCTGCCTAGTTCCTTGGCCTTGGACGCGATCACGAATGTCAGTTCTGGGAACAAATGTAATCTACAATCAACCACCGATAAGTTGAAATTGGTCACTATTCCTATTCCGAATTCGGAATCATACCCTTACCTTTTCGGAGGACTTCAGTTCCAAGGTACATTCGCCTCCAATCCTGGAAACGCGATTGTCTGCCCTTAG
- a CDS encoding Ig-like domain-containing protein: protein MKTQTFKGFLLIGFTLFFVSIGCGGEKQGSLSDSIFASLGIASDSGGSLPPSANLTPYKDTDEPATLPVDFGTAGPQALLNLSATDQVDRYKSLEIVFSEPMTQSTVNGDFVLKEKSGTLLPGPSAEKGGTFYWKSGGRLIFDPYKELKPNTTYQLTLTGASKGLEGGDLQPYTVEFTTEPDYLISATLNGTAVGPANSSKDLTYLDAAPGTIAMNLNASFTSPVIGANTIQSIKLKHLSSSAEHVICAAPPCDMTAPLASSLNLNSFSGGKAGLKPFQGGNSYIFEITTTNGKVFRRSFGFNYGKVNTTPYALIANGAAAIVDEAQALKLFGQILERFTKNDYKITGKSFSDFSNTPKTTTKRTSHCIDYYSTGGSAVNFIRSFGDSTDPDNGDGYCGGSGANPGAFVGNGCFLGCSDFDMDVYITGVNIPPTTGADPTITASLSVPANNNLKVNINGRKAIINLAIIARNRNSIGLGLVGAGNRFYFTTIAEVNLGETPNPRAAVANTNTLVDSNGEFNIAIKTPLTAAALPTNVPTDNFYTKEWSDHLRVKNNAGDLDSVDYVDSTSWAADLLSSVTASIANGMVPALKPAITQSMLRDVVQKVAPNALNAVVTSLANPGLDVVLPDYLPAPLQSFPLSLKLKFQTDVAPTVSGANKGLVGSASVALVAKNPLINTDPNYHGHQLAAGFVSTRPIPAADALTKTFPFSRSSTNPGLLLTLTADTVTQAAYSLWQNGALNLRINKPFIDSITAYAGSDPLFQLTQELVKVGTLLNILAPGRSTLVGLNPSDPSKLIQNVKSSDDVDIDVYAIHAPNGEFKFAGASAIPSLVVNFTDLELRIYGRRPNGTQIGYPTLSSVTCSSAAPDNAANSCRYLLNTVRVSIKGDGSFNFIPFDNPDPIGKPQYNNLNAMSLVIKKDETSMAYTLDILEGNSVNPFGLDPKGIFQVVDPLIRSLIIPLVNNVLRQVPLPKSLNVSAITNYTSGAVCNLQSTTDKLKLITIPIPNTEPYPYLFGGLQFQGAAATNPGTVVQCP from the coding sequence ATGAAGACGCAAACATTCAAGGGATTTTTACTTATCGGTTTCACTTTATTCTTCGTATCCATTGGATGCGGGGGAGAAAAACAAGGAAGCCTATCCGATTCTATTTTTGCAAGTCTCGGGATCGCTTCCGATTCGGGAGGAAGTCTTCCTCCTAGTGCGAATTTAACTCCTTATAAGGATACGGACGAACCTGCTACACTTCCCGTTGATTTCGGTACGGCAGGTCCACAAGCATTACTTAATCTTTCTGCAACCGATCAAGTGGATCGATATAAAAGTTTGGAGATCGTTTTCTCGGAACCGATGACACAATCTACGGTGAACGGCGATTTTGTTCTGAAGGAAAAATCCGGGACCTTATTGCCCGGTCCGAGTGCAGAAAAGGGAGGAACTTTTTATTGGAAATCCGGCGGGAGATTGATCTTTGATCCATATAAGGAGCTGAAACCGAATACTACTTATCAACTGACTCTGACGGGAGCTTCGAAAGGTTTGGAAGGCGGGGATCTCCAACCTTATACTGTTGAGTTTACTACGGAACCGGATTATTTGATCAGCGCAACGTTAAACGGAACAGCCGTTGGTCCTGCAAATTCTTCCAAAGACTTGACTTATCTTGATGCCGCTCCCGGAACGATCGCGATGAATCTGAATGCAAGTTTTACCTCTCCCGTTATCGGCGCGAATACTATTCAATCTATCAAACTGAAACACTTAAGTTCTTCAGCGGAACATGTGATCTGCGCTGCTCCTCCTTGCGATATGACCGCTCCTCTTGCTTCGTCTTTGAATTTGAATTCTTTCTCCGGAGGAAAAGCAGGGTTAAAACCTTTTCAAGGTGGGAATTCTTATATTTTCGAGATCACTACAACTAACGGTAAGGTATTTCGCAGATCTTTCGGGTTCAATTACGGAAAAGTGAATACCACTCCGTATGCTTTAATCGCAAACGGCGCGGCTGCCATTGTGGATGAGGCTCAGGCCTTAAAATTATTCGGTCAGATCTTGGAAAGATTTACCAAGAATGATTATAAGATCACCGGTAAAAGTTTTTCCGATTTTTCCAACACTCCTAAAACTACCACTAAGAGAACTTCCCATTGTATAGATTATTATTCGACCGGTGGATCCGCTGTGAATTTCATCCGTAGTTTCGGTGATTCTACCGACCCTGACAATGGTGACGGTTATTGTGGTGGATCAGGTGCAAATCCGGGCGCTTTTGTCGGAAACGGATGTTTCTTGGGTTGTTCCGATTTCGATATGGACGTTTATATTACTGGGGTAAATATCCCTCCAACTACGGGAGCGGATCCTACGATTACTGCGAGTTTAAGTGTTCCCGCAAATAATAATCTCAAAGTAAACATTAACGGTCGTAAGGCGATTATCAATCTTGCTATTATTGCAAGGAACCGTAACTCTATCGGTCTGGGGCTCGTGGGAGCAGGCAATCGATTCTATTTTACCACCATCGCGGAAGTGAATTTGGGGGAAACACCGAACCCTCGTGCTGCGGTTGCAAACACAAACACTCTTGTGGATTCCAACGGAGAATTTAATATCGCGATCAAAACTCCTCTGACTGCGGCAGCTCTTCCTACAAATGTTCCAACGGACAATTTTTATACGAAAGAATGGTCCGACCACTTACGTGTAAAAAACAATGCGGGCGATCTGGATTCGGTAGACTATGTAGACTCCACTTCTTGGGCAGCGGACCTTCTATCTTCCGTGACCGCTTCCATTGCGAACGGTATGGTTCCGGCCTTAAAACCTGCAATTACTCAATCCATGTTGAGAGACGTAGTGCAAAAGGTTGCGCCTAACGCGTTGAATGCGGTAGTAACTTCGTTGGCTAATCCGGGTTTAGATGTGGTTCTCCCCGATTACCTTCCCGCTCCTCTTCAAAGTTTTCCTCTTTCCTTAAAGTTGAAATTCCAAACGGATGTGGCTCCTACGGTATCCGGAGCGAACAAAGGACTCGTGGGCTCGGCTTCCGTGGCGTTAGTGGCCAAAAATCCGCTCATCAATACCGATCCGAATTATCACGGACATCAGTTGGCTGCGGGCTTTGTAAGCACTCGTCCTATTCCGGCTGCGGATGCTTTGACTAAAACTTTTCCATTCTCGAGAAGTTCTACAAACCCTGGACTCCTTTTAACCTTGACTGCGGATACCGTTACTCAGGCTGCTTATAGTCTCTGGCAAAACGGTGCCTTAAATTTAAGGATCAATAAACCGTTTATAGATTCTATCACCGCTTATGCAGGTTCGGATCCTCTCTTCCAGTTGACACAAGAGTTAGTGAAAGTCGGAACTCTCCTGAACATTTTGGCTCCAGGTAGATCCACTTTGGTAGGTTTGAATCCTAGCGATCCTAGTAAGCTGATCCAAAACGTAAAATCTTCGGACGATGTGGACATAGATGTTTATGCGATCCATGCCCCGAACGGTGAGTTTAAGTTTGCGGGAGCGAGCGCTATTCCTTCTCTTGTCGTGAACTTTACGGATCTGGAATTGAGGATTTACGGAAGAAGGCCAAATGGGACCCAGATAGGATATCCAACTTTAAGTTCCGTTACTTGCTCCTCTGCGGCTCCGGATAATGCCGCAAACAGTTGCCGCTATCTTCTAAACACGGTGCGCGTGAGTATCAAAGGGGACGGTTCCTTTAATTTTATTCCGTTCGATAATCCGGATCCTATAGGAAAACCTCAGTATAATAATTTGAATGCTATGAGTCTTGTGATCAAAAAGGACGAGACTAGTATGGCTTATACTCTAGACATTCTGGAAGGGAATTCTGTGAATCCTTTCGGTTTGGACCCTAAGGGAATTTTCCAAGTGGTGGATCCACTCATCCGCTCCTTGATCATTCCTTTGGTGAATAACGTTTTACGTCAGGTGCCTTTGCCTAAGTCCCTTAATGTGTCCGCGATCACAAATTACACATCCGGTGCGGTTTGTAATCTTCAATCCACTACGGATAAATTGAAGCTGATCACTATTCCGATCCCGAATACGGAACCTTATCCGTATCTATTCGGAGGTCTTCAGTTCCAAGGAGCGGCGGCTACGAACCCTGGAACAGTTGTGCAATGTCCTTAA
- a CDS encoding LytR/AlgR family response regulator transcription factor gives MNSVLYKVLVIEDEVPARDLLRKFLEYWPQFEVCGIARTGSQAIDLLKKEKFDLVFLDINLPEKTGLQVLEEIGENLPVLVFTTAYREHTLKAFEVGACDYLLKPYTKERFASCMERALHHLQLKSISNSRANGEPDPVFVFRDGGLIHRVLYADLYYLTANGKRSVLHTKDGDYETAKLLGDLEKELPKTDFLRIHRKHMVNRNLVSAAKSQAGGAYTIYLKDEDETNLPVGREFVEGVKSLFGK, from the coding sequence ATGAATAGCGTGCTATATAAGGTTTTAGTGATAGAGGACGAAGTCCCCGCCAGGGACCTGCTCCGAAAATTTTTGGAATATTGGCCCCAATTTGAAGTGTGCGGGATCGCAAGAACAGGCTCTCAGGCAATCGATCTCCTAAAAAAAGAAAAATTCGATTTGGTCTTTTTGGATATCAATCTTCCCGAAAAAACGGGACTACAGGTATTGGAAGAAATAGGGGAAAATCTCCCGGTTTTGGTATTCACAACTGCTTATAGGGAACATACACTAAAGGCGTTCGAGGTGGGAGCCTGCGATTATCTTTTGAAACCTTACACGAAAGAAAGATTTGCTTCTTGTATGGAAAGAGCGCTTCACCATCTGCAATTAAAGTCGATATCCAATTCCAGAGCAAACGGAGAGCCGGATCCAGTATTTGTTTTTCGTGACGGAGGTTTGATCCATCGTGTCTTGTATGCGGATCTATACTATCTTACCGCTAACGGCAAACGTTCGGTTCTTCATACCAAGGACGGGGATTATGAGACTGCAAAGTTACTAGGTGATCTAGAGAAAGAATTACCTAAGACGGATTTTTTGCGAATTCATAGAAAACATATGGTAAATCGAAATCTTGTCTCTGCTGCAAAATCCCAAGCGGGTGGTGCATATACGATCTATCTGAAAGACGAGGATGAGACCAATCTTCCGGTGGGCCGGGAATTTGTGGAAGGAGTGAAAAGCCTTTTCGGGAAGTAA
- a CDS encoding SDR family oxidoreductase, producing the protein MDKKIAIVTGASRGIGKEVSKQLAKSGIHIVCASRKKEDSEKTVVSIRQEGGSAESFALDVSDPNSIRTFLNDVLSKYPKIDILVNNAGVYLDSGSIENTTLEMLQGTLDTNLIGPFLLSQKILGVMKKNGYGRIVNVSSGMGQLYDMSSGYAAYRISKTALNALTRILHSESSGKDIKVNSVCPGWVRTDMGGKSATRSVEHGAETIVWAAQLDKSGPSGVFLRDKKEIPW; encoded by the coding sequence ATGGACAAAAAAATCGCAATCGTAACCGGCGCAAGCCGAGGTATAGGCAAAGAAGTTTCCAAACAACTTGCCAAGTCGGGGATCCACATTGTTTGCGCTTCCCGCAAAAAAGAAGATTCCGAAAAAACGGTCGTCTCCATCCGTCAAGAAGGAGGATCTGCGGAAAGTTTTGCCTTGGACGTCTCCGATCCGAATTCCATCCGAACTTTCCTAAATGATGTGCTTTCTAAATATCCGAAAATCGACATTCTTGTGAATAACGCCGGCGTGTATCTGGATAGCGGATCCATCGAAAATACTACATTAGAAATGTTGCAAGGAACCTTGGATACGAATCTCATAGGTCCTTTCCTTCTTTCCCAAAAGATCTTAGGCGTAATGAAAAAGAACGGTTACGGAAGAATCGTAAACGTTAGCTCCGGGATGGGCCAACTTTACGATATGAGTTCCGGATATGCTGCATATCGTATTTCTAAAACGGCGCTGAACGCTTTGACTCGTATCCTACATTCAGAATCTTCCGGCAAGGATATCAAAGTGAATTCCGTTTGTCCCGGTTGGGTAAGAACGGATATGGGCGGTAAGTCGGCAACTCGCTCGGTAGAACATGGTGCCGAGACGATTGTTTGGGCCGCTCAATTAGATAAGAGTGGTCCTTCCGGTGTTTTTCTGAGAGATAAAAAAGAGATCCCTTGGTGA